In one window of Mercurialis annua linkage group LG4, ddMerAnnu1.2, whole genome shotgun sequence DNA:
- the LOC126676248 gene encoding DNA-directed RNA polymerases II, IV and V subunit 8B-like encodes MSNIIMFEDIFVIEKLDPDGKKFDKVSRIEAHSQNCGMFMQLDVNTEIFPMAVGDKFTMALAHTLNLDGTPDTGYFTQGGRKTLADKYEYIMHGKLYKISEEGSGRKAKAEMLVSYGGLLMFLKGDPSHVSHFELDQRLFLLMRKL; translated from the exons ATGTCCAATATTATTATGTTTGAGGATATTTTTGTGATTGAAAAACTTGACCCAGATGGTAAAAAATTCGATAAAG TGTCTCGTATTGAAGCACACAGCCAGAATTGTGGCATGTTCATGCAACTAGACGTGAATACGGAAATATTTCCTATGGCTGTTGGTGATAAATTTACTATGGCATTGGCTCACACTCTAAATTTGGATGGTACACCTGACACTGGTTATTTTACTCAG GGAGGAAGGAAAACTCTTGCTGATAAGTATGAATACATTATGCATGGGAAGTTGTACAAGATCTCAGAAGAAGGTTCAGGAAGAAAGGCTAAAGC GGAGATGTTAGTTTCATATGGTGGGCTTCTCATGTTTCTAAAAGGTGACCCTTCTCATGTCTCTCACTTTGAACTTGATCAGCGTCTTTTTCTTCTTATGAGGAAGCTGTAA